ACTCAGTAAGCTTCGTTTTCGCCGTCCTTGGCTACGTCTTCGAGGGAGAGTTTGCCGGCATCCATTGATCGCCAGACATAGGCGATATAGGCGAGAACGAAGGGGACGGCCAGGGCGATGTAGCTCATCGCGGTCAGGGTGTAATGGCTGCTGGAGGCGTTGTAGATGGTCAGGCTGCTCTGCAGGTCGACCTTGGATGGGTAGAAGGCCGTGCCGTTGAAGCCGGCAATGAAGAGCAGGGCCAGCACCACCAGCACCGTTCCCGGCCCCGAGAACCAGATGCCTTGGGTGCTTTTCCGGTAATGGGCGAGGTAGACGCCGCCGACCACCAGCAGCAACCCGGCGAGGAGCAGAAGCAGCACAACCGGCATGTCGAGCAGGTTGTTCAGATACTTGCCGGCTTCGAGCGAAACCGCGCCGGTCGCGGCGTCGACAGTGTAGCCGTCCATGGTCAGCAGGCCGCCGAGGACGATAAGCAGGAAGGGGAGCGAGCAGAGCAGGTTGACGAAGGCCGCCCGGCGGCAGCGTTCCACCAGTTCGTCATGCTTGAGATGGTTGGCCAGGTAGAGGGCTCCCAGGGTGCGGGCGTTGAAGATCAGAAAGACGCCGAGCGAGACATTGAAGAGGTTGAAGGCCGCTTCCAGGCCGCGCAGGGGGTGTTGCCATTTAACAAAATTGTAATCGTT
The nucleotide sequence above comes from Desulfuromonas acetexigens. Encoded proteins:
- the cydB gene encoding cytochrome d ubiquinol oxidase subunit II is translated as MIGSLELTQLQQLWWIICSLVGALFIFMNFVQGGQTLMFSLAKSPEEKTLIINSLGRKWELTFTTLVLFGGALFAAFPLFYATSFGGAYWVWIAILFTFIIQAVSYEFRRKPNNFLGAGTYEVFLFINGSLGLLLIGTAVGTFFTGSNFLLNDYNFVKWQHPLRGLEAAFNLFNVSLGVFLIFNARTLGALYLANHLKHDELVERCRRAAFVNLLCSLPFLLIVLGGLLTMDGYTVDAATGAVSLEAGKYLNNLLDMPVVLLLLLAGLLLVVGGVYLAHYRKSTQGIWFSGPGTVLVVLALLFIAGFNGTAFYPSKVDLQSSLTIYNASSSHYTLTAMSYIALAVPFVLAYIAYVWRSMDAGKLSLEDVAKDGENEAY